A segment of the bacterium genome:
GGCCATTCTGCTGGTGATGTCCATTTTTTCCGTGACCATTATCGTGGACCGGGTGCGCCTCATCCGCCGTTTCAAAGTCAATGAGCGCTCCTTCATGGCGCGCCTGCTCCGTATTCTTGCCGAACAAGGGCACGCCGCAGCGTTGGAGTTCTGCCGCAAATACGACTTCCCGATTGCCGCGGTGTCCGCTGAAATCCTGTCCCAGCCCGGTGGACGCGAAGCCAAGGAGCGGGCGATGCAACATGGCATTCAGGCGCAGGAGCGAAAACTGGGTGCCATGGTTCCGGTACTCGGCACCGTCGCAGGCACGGCCCCCTTTGTGGGTCTGTTCGGTACCGTCATCGGGATCATCAAGGCCTTTGCCAGTATTGCCGCCAATAGCGGCGGCGGCCCGGAAGTGGTCTCGGCCGGTATCGCCGAGGCCCTGATCACCACCGCCTGTGGTCTGGTGGTCGCGATTCCCGCCCTGATCGGCTACAACTACTGCATCCACATGACCGAAGTCCTGATGACCGATGCGGAACTCCTGGCGTTTGACCTGATCGAGACGCTCTGTCCGGAAGGCAAGCCCGCGTGAAGGCCCCCTCCCGGGCGTCCGGCAAGCACCGCATCATGGCGGACATCAATATGATCCCGTTCATTGATGTATCGCTGGTATTGCTGCTGATCTTCATGATCATGACCCCGCTGATGGTGCGTTCCCAGCTGAAGATCAACCTGCCAAGCACCAAGGACTCCCAGCAGGACATTACCCGCAAGGAAACCATTCAGGTTCAGGTCGACCGGACCGGTACGGCCTATCTTTCCGGCATGCCGGTGGCACCCGACCTGCTTGAGAGCCGTCTGCGCCAGCTTTTGAAAGATCCGAATCAGCCCGTTGTGGTCGAGGCCGACAAGGACGTTCCCTTCCAGTTCGTGATCACCGTCATGGATGCGGCCAAACGCATTGGCGCCCTCAAACTCGCCGTCTGCGTGAAGAAGCAGGGAAAGAAATGAAGTGGGGGCTGCTCTGCGTGGGATTGCTGGCTCTGATTCTCCTCCGCAATCAGCCCTGGGATTGTCTCACCGGATATGACCAGGCCAAACAGGCGTACGTCTCACTGGAAATGGTCTAGGATGGGCACTGGTGGCACCAGCATCTCCCGACCGGCCGACCGGCCACCAAGCCTCCGCTGGCAGGCTGGGCTTCAGCCGCCCTCTATCCCGTGATGGGCGGCTGGTGGGAAGGCGCCTGGCGGGCCCCGTCCCTCCTCGCCTATATCGGAATGCTGTTTATCCTGGGGCGGGCGGCCTGGCACGTGAGCCGGGAATGGGGCGGCTATACCGCGTATTGGCATCTGGACACCCGGAATCAGGAAAAGAACAAGGAACTTGCCCGGCATGACTTGTGCCATCAGGTCACCGACTTTGCACACAAAACCGGGGTTGACATCAAAGGGGCAAGGCCGGTTTCAGACTTGAACCAGTCCCTGTTGACCACCCTGCGCTGCACGCGCCCCATCGGACAGAATCAACTGAGGGGCGAGTTGGATAAAGGCAACGCCGTCCTCCTGCCCTTGCCGAAGGAGGCTAAATCCAACGAGGCATGGCTTGTGGTGGTCTCGAGTGATCGCGTCACCGAGGCCGGCCGTGGCTATGGCTTACTCTATCGAAAGTGAACACCGTATGTTAACCCGTGTTTTAAATAACCGGCCGTTATCTCGCTACGGAATCATCGCGCTGGTCTCACTATTCTTCCTGCTTTGCCTGCCCCAGTTGCCTTGGTCGTTGAGTGTGATGTTCAGGGTCTCCGCCCCGTTGGTATAACCGACCGTCGTCAGCAGGTAGTTGCTCGATGTCACAGCGGTTAGGGTATAGCCATCAGTCTTGAAGAATTTGCCATCAAAATCCCTGTTTGTAACGCACAGATCTGTGATTTCCGTTAAGTTTTTCCCGGAATCTCCTGTTGGATAGTGCCCATTTTCTGCTTGGTACGCCTCCATCGCCCTGCGGATTGTGCTCAATCCCACCCGTGCCTCGGCCACCATGGTCCTGTTTTTAGTTCCCGTTATTAGTGGCGCAACCACCGCCACCACAATGGCTATAGTAGTCGCAACCATCAAAAATTCCGCTAACGCAAAACCGGCTTTAATCTTCATATTTTTCCTGACGTGAACTTGACCACCCGGCATACATATAATTAACTGCCGCTAAGAACGATTTTTCATGTTTCTCGATCGCCATTGTCTCCATGCGTAGGCTTAGCTCCTTCGCAAGCGTTGTCCGTTCTGAATTCTGTTGGAGTAACACCAATAACTGATTCGTCGGGTGTCAGGCTTTTGACAACCCTTATTGCACCCCATAGCAGCGGTGGGATGGCGGCCAGCAGGATCCAGGATGGGCCACCCACAAATTGCCAGAATACATGGGCGGTGTGGAGAAATAAAATTCTGAAACTGCCCGGGGGAAGGGTGATGCTGGCCCAGGCGAGGGCTGTTCCGGTCAGAACCCAGATCCACCCCGGCTTCGGGAAGGACTTGACCAGCATGGCCGCGCCCAACATGGGCAGGGGCGCCAGCATGAGAAGATGACGGGAATTAGTCTGTGGACTGAAGATAAGCGCCAGCGCGATCAGAACCGCCCACTCCAAGGCGATTAAGGCTTGCCAGGGTTGCTGTTGCTGTTGACTCGCGTCGGGCCAGTGAAGTCGGGGGATGCCGCCCCGCCGATAGACCCATGCGCCGAAAACAATGATCGCCAGGAAGATGGTTCCCACGGCGGCCCAAGCCAGGAGTTCATGGCCGGGGCCAACCATTCTAACAATGCCGCTGGGGAGCGAAACGCTATAGGAGGCCGTCACATCCTTGATCTGGGCTTTTTGATGAACCCCAGTTTGTATTCCGAGAAGTGACAGGAACCCTCCCGAGGACTGCGCCAGATATTGCAGATTTGTTTTCCATCCAAGCGCTCCCGCCGGGAGTAGTCCGAATGCTATCGTGGTTATCACCATGGACGCTGCGGACCGGTACCGTCGCCTGAATAAAAGGTAAGGCAACATGATGATAGGGAAGGCTTTGATGTTCATCGCCAAGCCGAGGGCGGCTCCCGCCAAAAATGGGCGGCGATCGAGCCAGCGTAACGAAAGAACTAGGAGGAATAGCAGAAGGGAGTTGACTTGAAACATCTGCAGATCGGACTTGATCCGGTCCTCCATGATCGCAAATGAAATGAGGAGCGTAATTCCGAACAGAAGGGGGGTGACAGGAACATTGAACCTACGCAGGATTTCCCGGACTCCCCAGGAAAAGGAAAGCAGGATCGCGGCGACCATGACCGGTACGTAAGCCATGGCCGCAATATTGGCGGGAAGTAAGGCCAAAGGCATGCAGAGTGTCGCAAAGAGAGGAGGGTAAATATATGGTCTTTCCGCGAAAACGTATGGGTCGTTGTGTTCGCAGAGCGCTTTGGCGGCAACATAATAGGCCTGAAAATCGCAGAGGTCGCCGCGGGCCGCTTTTTTAAAGGCGTGAGCCGTGAAGGCAAGCATCATGGTGCTGATGACAAGGGAAATGAGAAGGATCCATTTTTGGGGTGAAATGCTACTCTGTTTCATGTTGTTTAGCCCTGTGATTAAGGTCTAGAGAGTAATGATAGAGCAGCGTGATGTCGATGGCATTCCTGCGGGGTGGCCGGGGCTGTTGAAGTCAACGGTGTTTCTCCTTGACGGGTCTTCTTGCTCGGATGATGATATCGCTCATTTTCAGCGAGCATATATGAAAGTATTACTGGTAGCGGGGGTTGGTGATCGGCCGGAAGCGTATCTTTTTCCGGAACTGGCGGCTAGGGGCGTGCAGGTTAAGCTCCTTTGCGATTCCACATCCCCATACTTTGATTCCCTGAAGGAATCGGGTTTCCCGATGACCCATTTTGTCATGAAGGCCCGGATTGATCCTGCGGCGATTCGAGTCCTCTGGCGGACACTTCGGACAGATTCTTATGATATTGTGCACGCGTTTAATAGCCGGGCACTTTCGAATAGCCTGCTTGCCTCTATGGGAATGAACCTGAAACGCATCGGGTTTTGTGGTACCATGGGACATCTCAAACGGTGGGACCCCTCAGCCCGCTTGGCGGTGTTGAGTTCACGCGCCGACCGGATTGTATGCGTCTCACGGGCGGTTAAGGGTTATCTTCGCGAACTTGGAGTCCCCGACAGTCGCCTTCTCACGATTTATGCCGGGCACGATCCGTCCTGGTTTGCTCCTGCGCCCCGCTCGGCTCTTCGGGAGTTTGGCATCCCGGATAATGCCGTGGTAATTGCCTGTACTGCGAAGGCCCGACCGATCAAGGGGGTGCCCATCCTCATGCAGGCGGTTCGCCGCCTGGCGGCTGATTTCCCCGTCCATGTCCTGCTGATCGGACAAAATGACGATGCTGAAATCAGCGAACTTCTTGGCGATCATGTGTTGCGCGAGCGAATTCACCTGACTGGCTTTCGAATGGATGCACCAGCACTGATGGGGGCCTGCGACTTGTTTGTGATGCCGACTCTCAGGAATGAAGGGTTATCCAAGGCCGTCGCGGAGGCGATGTGCATGGGTGTGCCCTCCATCATATCGGCCGTTGGTGGAATGGTGGAACTCGTGGAGAATGGTAAAACCGGGCTAATCGTTCCCCCGGGAGATCCTGCCCCGTTAGCGGAGGCGATAACGAAATATGTCCGCGACCCCTTGATGCGGAAACAGCATGGTGCTTCCGCCCGTGAACGTCTGCTCGCTTCTTTTTCATTCACGCAAATGGCAGATCAGACGGTGGCGATGTATCGTTCCCTTGTCGCGTAAACTTATCCGGCACCACAGTCAATGAAAGTCCCAGGAAAACATCGATACGCTGCGCCCCTTTTGACGGTGGCGCTGGTCTTGGCCGTGGCGGTATTCGCCTATCCCCATGATACTCAGATCTTCCGTGCCATGCAGTCACTCTCCATCCGGGCAGGAAAATTCCATGTTATACGGGAATTTCTAGAGATGTTCCGCCCCTTCGGGCAGGCGGATGTCATTTTGGTGATTGCTGCCGGCATGGGGTTGTGCGGGGCGCGCCGCCGCGCCCTGCATATCATTCTGGCGCTTGCGGTGATGAGCCTTCTAATCTGGCCGGTCAAGGTCGGGGTCGGCCGGGAGCGCCCCGCCTTCAAGAACTTCCAGTCGTTCCCCAGCGGAGATGTTGCCACAGCTGCCGCATTTGTGACGCCGCTGGTAGGCTTATCTTACTGGATGGCCCCTGCCGCGGTCTTTGGGACCGGGGGCGTTGCCCTGGAACGGGTATATTATGGCCGCCACTATGCCAGCGATGCCCTGGCGGGGGCCGGATTTGGAGTTTTGTCCGCTGTCATCGCCATGGCTATTCTTCGACGGTGGCGGTGGCGCCCCAAACGGTGCTGGTTCGTTCTGGCGGGGCTTCTCCTGATGGTAACCCCATTGATTGCCAGCCTCCTGCGTTCCCGCGGGGCACCCTATCTTTTCGATGTTCTTCGTGTCTGGGGGCCTTTTGGCGCCTTCCTCATTTCGGCACGCCTAATTCCCGGTTTGATCCGGAAACGCAGAACGAAGACCGGTCTCCCTCCGCGACCATTCTCCTCCGGTGGAGTCGGGGTCCAAATGTTGCTGGTCGCCAGTATCGCGGGAGGCTTCATGCTTCTGGTCACCCCCTGGTTTATGCCCGTCTTCGGGCTACGCCTCCCCCTTGTGACTATGGGACTGATTACCCTGGCCATGGCTCGCAGCGTCTGGCGGTTGAACCGGAAAAAGCGAGGGGAGGCCATCCCCGCTGTAACGCTCATGGGCCTGGTGTGTGCGCTCCTGTCGACCGGACTCGCGCTCCTTCCTGCCTTTCTCGCTTATCGGGATTCGGTGCTGACTTTCTAGATACGATTCTTCCGTCTTGACTCCATTCCCCATGGAAAGTAGCTTGCTAAGCAATGATTTCGAGGCCATGAGCCGGAAAGTGTTTCAACGATGATGATAGGTGATGTTCTTTTCATAATCAACGGGTTAGGGATGGGGAACAGTACCCGTTGCCATGCCATCATAGAACATCTCATGGATCAGGGGATCCGGATCCATGTACTCACATCGGGAAACGGGCTCATGTATTTCTCTGGCGTCAAGGAAATTGCCTCGCTGACTCCGATGGAGTCTTTTTTTTATTCAGGCAAAAACGGCGGAGTGAGCGGGTGGCGGACTTTCGCTTCTATTCACGCGTTATATGGTCGCGCTACGGTCAAAAAGCGGCAGCTTGAAGCCTTCCTCCAAACACATCACATTGATGTTGCCGTGGTTGACTCGGAATACATCACCTCGCCGTTGCGCAGACGAAAAATCCCCATCATCGGACTGAACAACGCCGATGTGGTGGTCTCGGAATACTTGAAGCTGAAAAATCCGCCCCCCGAAATCCGCAGCCATTTCTGGCTCGTTGAATTTACGGACTACCTGTTCCACCGGTTTTTCTGCAATTGGGTGATTAGTCCTTCTGCAGTTCCCGGAGAACTCCGTCATTCCCGTATTCGGCGCGTGGGGCTCATTGTCCGCCGATCGATCCTCAACGTGCTTCCTGCGGAGCCCTCGGTCCCGGTACACCCGGCGGAGATGAAGTCCATGGTGTTTCTGTTGAGCGGTTCCGTATACGCCTCCCAGATCGAGATGGGGGACGGAAAATTTGCGTTCCCGGTTGATGTGGTTGGCCGGGAGGGTGAGAACATCGGGGATGTGACTTATCGTGGACGGATGATGGACAACATCGCGTATCTTCAAAAGGCTGACGCCATGGTCATCAATGGCGGCTTTTCGGCGGTCAGCGAAGCCATGGCGCTCGGAAAAATCACTTTTGTCATTCCCGTCCCTGGCCATGCGGAACAGCACATCAACGCCCGGATCCTTGCCGACATGGGGTACGGCTATGTTGTCAAGGAGAACGAGGTGGTAGCCAAACTCAAGGAGTTGTGCCGGGGCAACCACTGGGAGGGTTTGAAGCCGCGCCAACCCATCTTGGGTGTGCAGGGTGCCCGCGAAGCTGCGGATATCATCAGTGAGGTTGTGCGGAATCGGTGTCCCAAGTCCTGATGGAGCATTGTCATGATCGTGTGTGCCGATGATTTCGGGTTGTCCAGTGACATTGATCGCGCCATTCTCCAACTTTCGGAAAGCGGCAGGATTTCAGCAGTGTCATGCATGGTGGGCCTCAGCCACTTCGACCGGGTGGCGTTTTCAAAACTGCTCCGTTTGGGAGGCCGGGTGGATATCGGTCTTCATCTGACACTTACGGATATTCCGCCCCTCCATGCCGTATCCGGTGTGGTTTCGCTGCTCCAGTCAAGGGGTGTTTTTCATCCCATGGATGTCTTACTGAGGCGGGGAGTGCTGGGGCGGATCAAACCGGATGATGTGACTCGCGAGACTCAAAGTCAGTATGATCGCTTCATTCAGTTTGCAGGACGTCCTCCGGACTATCTGGATAGTCATCTCCACATTCATCAGTTCCCGGGTGTCCGGGAAGGTATTCTGAAGTTTCTGGACGGGATGGGACCTGAAGCCGCGCCCTATGTCCGGAATTCCGCCATGACCCTCCGTAAAATCATCCGGCAGGGAGTCTCTCCCTTGAAATGTATGGCCATCGGTTTTTTGGGAAATCATTTCCGCAAGGCCCTTCAATTACGGGGGTTGAAAACCAATGACGGGTTTGCCGGTATTTATGCTTATGACGGGCATCGTGCCTACCCAGAGTACCTCAGGCGCTTTGTGGATTGCATGGAAAGCCGGAATGGAATTCTAATGACCCATCCCGGTGAGAGCGAGGCCTGGCGGAAATGCGAATACAAAACGTTGCTTGAGTCTGACAATCTTCCGGGCCTGCTCAACCGGTTTGGCGGATAAGGCTGTTGTTCTTTTTGGACGAGTCGCTTTTTTCTAATAAAATCCGGCGACATGGCTCGGCATGACTCTTCCAGGGTGCCCTAGATGTTTTCTGGCCGGTGGCTGAGTTGCGGGTTATTCGAGATGTTAAACACTGAGACGGTGCCGCCCCACTTGGGAGCCGCAACCCTCATCCCTTTCGCCCGCGGCTCAGTAAAGTTTATACAGCGTGGGCAGGATGCCCGCGTTCCTTAAGGCCTCAGCCATCTGGATGATTCCCAGAATCCACACGAACCAGATCGCGTCCAGCAAGGCATGCCGGAATTTGACGGGCGAGACGATATACTCTTCAGGTTCCACAATCTTAAAGTTGCGCGGCCAGAAGCGCGGCACGCTGGCCATGTAGGCCTTGAAGGGCTCCCCGTGCAGTTCGGCCAGCTTCGTCTCCTCATCGCGGATGACTTTCGGATAGAACACCGCAAACAGGAGCGCCAACACAAAGGGAATGGTGAGCGTCTCGGTGGCAAACCCGAGCCCGACCGCCCCGATGGAGCTGAAGACATACAGGGGATTCCGGGATAAGGAATACGGTCCGCTGGTGACCAGGTGCTTGGTCTTGTACGCGCAGATGTACTGGGAACACCACAGCCGGCCGATGGCGGCCGTACTCACAAACACACACCCGATCAGGAAGAGCAAGCCGCGCAACACAAACTGCTGCTCCCATTGAGAGCCCGCGAGAATGATCCCCACGGCGAGAGGCCAGACAATTAGTCGTGAAGTACGTATTCTGTAGCGCATAAAAATCTACCCTCTCGCGGCTTGCTTTTGAAGCATACTTAGTTTTAAGACATTCAAAAAATCGACTGAAACTACAGTGGTCACAGCAAAATGTAAATTGGAGGCTGGCCGCCTCTAACTATTCGGCAGAATCAAGATAATCTGACAGAATTTACAGAATGTATAAAATGGTGAAACAAACCCTTGCAAACGCATCTCTGTGTTTTGGCTCCACCCTTCAGGGCTCAATAAACACGTACAGGATCGTTTTTCGCTGCAGCAGGGGGGCAACGAACTCGCGGAACGCCCCGTACCTCATGGATGGGGGGACAAACGCCAGGATGACCCCCGGCACGTCTTCTTTGGACGTCAACGCAGGGATGAGTTGAGCCGCCGTTGGAACGGGAAGACGGGTCTCGCTGAAGGTGGGCGTGGAGTCGTCCCCCTTCCACTCCATACTCACCAGGACCAGGGTTCCCGTGGCCCCTGTGGCTCCGTTTTCAAGAATCAACTCTGCCGCCAGGGCCGGCCGGGCTTCCCGTTTCCGATGCTGTTCGTTGGGAAGAAAGGCCCGGAAATAAGGATGACCCGGTGGCGGCGCATCCACCCGGACGCCATGTTCCGAATCCAGTTTATCCAGCAGCCTCGCCACTTTCTGCAAGGATACCATGGTCAGGGACTCCTCCGGATGGAAAGTCAGATACGCGGCCTGATCGATACCGGAGAAGCCTTCGAGCACATCGAGCACCCCTGAGAGGGTCCGGTTCGTATTCACCGGCTGTCCCGCCGCATCCTGTAACGTGTAAGCCAGATCCGCGGTATTGCTTCCTGAGCCCGGGCCGACCGTCAATACGAAATCAAAGTCATGTGCACGCCCGTCCTTGAAATAAGGTTCAAAGGTCACCTCGATCACCTGGTTGGAAGGGAGCCGCAGGGCTGGATTGGGGACTTGATAGGAATAGACTTCACTTTGGGCGTCACGGCGGGGCACATCCAGCACCGTCGTCCGTTCATTGTAATGCGACACAATGCAACCCGGGGTGAACGCATCGGCGGCATACACCCGGCCGGTGACCGGCTCCGTCACCTCCGTCCACTCGGACCCCGTGAACACAAAGCCATTCTCAGGCAGCGTTTTCCCCGTGCGGGTATCAATGGTCAATCGAGCGGCCGGAATATGGACCTGGTTGGTAAGGGTGGGATCCTGGTAATGGAAGGTGACGGCCACGCGGTCCCCCCTCGGCCAGAACTGGAGAGCGCCCGCATCCACCCCGTGGCCTGGTTTCAACCCGATGAACTGCAAGGCATTATGAATATCCAATGCGGCAGCGAACGCCACCGCATGCGCCTCGTAATCCTTCCCGCTGGTCGCGGTCACCAGCGGGAACTCGGCCGGGCTGCCCGGCTCCAGCCTAAGCGACTCCGCTGACACCCGGACGATGCGGCCGGTTTTGTCAGCCAGCAATCCGGGACGCACCATAAAATTATCCTGCCCGCCATACTGCTTCAGCCGGGCGGCATCGAACGCCTGA
Coding sequences within it:
- a CDS encoding MotA/TolQ/ExbB proton channel family protein gives rise to the protein MNDVSIIDMMIRGWPVLAILLVMSIFSVTIIVDRVRLIRRFKVNERSFMARLLRILAEQGHAAALEFCRKYDFPIAAVSAEILSQPGGREAKERAMQHGIQAQERKLGAMVPVLGTVAGTAPFVGLFGTVIGIIKAFASIAANSGGGPEVVSAGIAEALITTACGLVVAIPALIGYNYCIHMTEVLMTDAELLAFDLIETLCPEGKPA
- a CDS encoding biopolymer transporter ExbD; translated protein: MKAPSRASGKHRIMADINMIPFIDVSLVLLLIFMIMTPLMVRSQLKINLPSTKDSQQDITRKETIQVQVDRTGTAYLSGMPVAPDLLESRLRQLLKDPNQPVVVEADKDVPFQFVITVMDAAKRIGALKLAVCVKKQGKK
- a CDS encoding glycosyltransferase family 87 protein → MKQSSISPQKWILLISLVISTMMLAFTAHAFKKAARGDLCDFQAYYVAAKALCEHNDPYVFAERPYIYPPLFATLCMPLALLPANIAAMAYVPVMVAAILLSFSWGVREILRRFNVPVTPLLFGITLLISFAIMEDRIKSDLQMFQVNSLLLFLLVLSLRWLDRRPFLAGAALGLAMNIKAFPIIMLPYLLFRRRYRSAASMVITTIAFGLLPAGALGWKTNLQYLAQSSGGFLSLLGIQTGVHQKAQIKDVTASYSVSLPSGIVRMVGPGHELLAWAAVGTIFLAIIVFGAWVYRRGGIPRLHWPDASQQQQQPWQALIALEWAVLIALALIFSPQTNSRHLLMLAPLPMLGAAMLVKSFPKPGWIWVLTGTALAWASITLPPGSFRILFLHTAHVFWQFVGGPSWILLAAIPPLLWGAIRVVKSLTPDESVIGVTPTEFRTDNACEGAKPTHGDNGDRET
- a CDS encoding glycosyltransferase family 4 protein, whose product is MKVLLVAGVGDRPEAYLFPELAARGVQVKLLCDSTSPYFDSLKESGFPMTHFVMKARIDPAAIRVLWRTLRTDSYDIVHAFNSRALSNSLLASMGMNLKRIGFCGTMGHLKRWDPSARLAVLSSRADRIVCVSRAVKGYLRELGVPDSRLLTIYAGHDPSWFAPAPRSALREFGIPDNAVVIACTAKARPIKGVPILMQAVRRLAADFPVHVLLIGQNDDAEISELLGDHVLRERIHLTGFRMDAPALMGACDLFVMPTLRNEGLSKAVAEAMCMGVPSIISAVGGMVELVENGKTGLIVPPGDPAPLAEAITKYVRDPLMRKQHGASARERLLASFSFTQMADQTVAMYRSLVA
- a CDS encoding phosphatase PAP2 family protein → MKVPGKHRYAAPLLTVALVLAVAVFAYPHDTQIFRAMQSLSIRAGKFHVIREFLEMFRPFGQADVILVIAAGMGLCGARRRALHIILALAVMSLLIWPVKVGVGRERPAFKNFQSFPSGDVATAAAFVTPLVGLSYWMAPAAVFGTGGVALERVYYGRHYASDALAGAGFGVLSAVIAMAILRRWRWRPKRCWFVLAGLLLMVTPLIASLLRSRGAPYLFDVLRVWGPFGAFLISARLIPGLIRKRRTKTGLPPRPFSSGGVGVQMLLVASIAGGFMLLVTPWFMPVFGLRLPLVTMGLITLAMARSVWRLNRKKRGEAIPAVTLMGLVCALLSTGLALLPAFLAYRDSVLTF
- a CDS encoding glycosyltransferase family protein; its protein translation is MIGDVLFIINGLGMGNSTRCHAIIEHLMDQGIRIHVLTSGNGLMYFSGVKEIASLTPMESFFYSGKNGGVSGWRTFASIHALYGRATVKKRQLEAFLQTHHIDVAVVDSEYITSPLRRRKIPIIGLNNADVVVSEYLKLKNPPPEIRSHFWLVEFTDYLFHRFFCNWVISPSAVPGELRHSRIRRVGLIVRRSILNVLPAEPSVPVHPAEMKSMVFLLSGSVYASQIEMGDGKFAFPVDVVGREGENIGDVTYRGRMMDNIAYLQKADAMVINGGFSAVSEAMALGKITFVIPVPGHAEQHINARILADMGYGYVVKENEVVAKLKELCRGNHWEGLKPRQPILGVQGAREAADIISEVVRNRCPKS
- a CDS encoding ChbG/HpnK family deacetylase; this translates as MIVCADDFGLSSDIDRAILQLSESGRISAVSCMVGLSHFDRVAFSKLLRLGGRVDIGLHLTLTDIPPLHAVSGVVSLLQSRGVFHPMDVLLRRGVLGRIKPDDVTRETQSQYDRFIQFAGRPPDYLDSHLHIHQFPGVREGILKFLDGMGPEAAPYVRNSAMTLRKIIRQGVSPLKCMAIGFLGNHFRKALQLRGLKTNDGFAGIYAYDGHRAYPEYLRRFVDCMESRNGILMTHPGESEAWRKCEYKTLLESDNLPGLLNRFGG
- a CDS encoding isoprenylcysteine carboxylmethyltransferase family protein is translated as MRYRIRTSRLIVWPLAVGIILAGSQWEQQFVLRGLLFLIGCVFVSTAAIGRLWCSQYICAYKTKHLVTSGPYSLSRNPLYVFSSIGAVGLGFATETLTIPFVLALLFAVFYPKVIRDEETKLAELHGEPFKAYMASVPRFWPRNFKIVEPEEYIVSPVKFRHALLDAIWFVWILGIIQMAEALRNAGILPTLYKLY
- a CDS encoding YdjY domain-containing protein, with product MMMRSQQWMGLLGAVWALNRMQVGAVAAPPVELTPREKALVSVQAFDAARLKQYGGQDNFMVRPGLLADKTGRIVRVSAESLRLEPGSPAEFPLVTATSGKDYEAHAVAFAAALDIHNALQFIGLKPGHGVDAGALQFWPRGDRVAVTFHYQDPTLTNQVHIPAARLTIDTRTGKTLPENGFVFTGSEWTEVTEPVTGRVYAADAFTPGCIVSHYNERTTVLDVPRRDAQSEVYSYQVPNPALRLPSNQVIEVTFEPYFKDGRAHDFDFVLTVGPGSGSNTADLAYTLQDAAGQPVNTNRTLSGVLDVLEGFSGIDQAAYLTFHPEESLTMVSLQKVARLLDKLDSEHGVRVDAPPPGHPYFRAFLPNEQHRKREARPALAAELILENGATGATGTLVLVSMEWKGDDSTPTFSETRLPVPTAAQLIPALTSKEDVPGVILAFVPPSMRYGAFREFVAPLLQRKTILYVFIEP